In Desulfuribacillus alkaliarsenatis, the following proteins share a genomic window:
- a CDS encoding PolC-type DNA polymerase III — protein MITNGQKNFITLIKNANSDHMNSVVEHFTDASLEKIEIDKRNNQWIVHIKLPQVLPVAILKDFCSLVETGYTAITTLQWQFYYEHNTIAEQDAREYWQELIWPQLIARMPYVKGIISDTQFENMQLYIDTENELSKRTLESRNVCNLIDSLLNQYLSIKIPSSIRVKSCTQSLENFLAEKQQLEQSYVQQVVHELKQEQSKQELNKTTNLETSLIMGKQILDLEAQPINSINESTDQLVIAGKAFSFDTRALKSGKTLVSFNITDETDSIKVKVFAKDNNQVEALNNIKEQPAIKVRGFIQYDTYEKQIIMMARDISLIKLPERTDRSECKRIELHLHTPMSSMDGVSSVKSLISTAAKWGHKAIAITDHGVVQAFPEAYEVAAKNNIKVIYGVEAYLVNDGVPIVYNCTKQSLDMDTTYVVFDTETTGLSAIENSLTEIAAVKIKGNTVIDEFQSLVKPRERIPEKLEKLTGITNVMVANAPPIDAILKQFVDFIGDATLVAHNASFDLNFVNTSLRLINHQPLTNPVIDTVALARYLMPGQKSYRLDALCKLVDVKLENHHRALFDAHATGKLFCAMLDRLIEQGIMDLEDLNKKVVNVDIQKLKSYHCILLAKNQTGLKNLYKLISLSHIKYFHRTPRIPRSELIKHREGICVGSACEAGELYQAILLNKPEQEIEDIANFYDYLEIQPLGNNDFLVKKGLVQGQHELQEHNRRIYQLGKKLNKLVIATGDVHFLQPNDAKYREILMASKGFSDAADQPPLYLKTTQEMLDEFTYLGSDAAREVVIDNPEQINEQIESLKPFPDDLFTPVIEGADEQIRQMSYQKAKGIYGEVLPKIVEERLEWELESIIGNGFAVIYLISQKIVTKSLSDGYLVGSRGSVGSSFVATMTDITEVNPLPPHYVCPSCKHSIFITDGSIGSGFDLPDKDCPECMHNMIKDGHDIPFETFMGFKGDKVPDIDLNFSGDYQPKAHKYVEELFGKEYVFRAGTISTVADKTAYGFVQKYAEENQIVFRNAEVERLVKGCTGIKRTTGQHPGGQMVIPNYKDVYDFTPIQFPADAKDSQHYTTHFDYHAISGRLLKLDILGHDDPTVIRMLQDITGMDPTKIPTDDELTMSLFSSTDAIGVCPKELNSPVATFAIPEFGTKFVRQMLEDTRPTTFAELVRISGLSHGTDVWLNNAQELIRDKKAVLAEVISTRDDIMVYLIHKGLEPSVAFKIMEKVRKGKGLAEEDEQEMRKHSVPDWYIWSCKQIKYMFPKAHAVAYVLMAVRIAYFKVHHPLAFYATYFTVRADDFDIDIMIQGKDAIKAKIKEIQDKGNEASTKEKNLCTVLEVAYEMTLRGYVFHHIQLYRSDATRFIIHENGLIPPFSSLAGVGKAAAQGIAAASESGTILSIEDLQEKSKISKTVLELLKERGCLKDLPNTNQLQLF, from the coding sequence ATGATTACCAACGGACAGAAGAATTTCATAACACTCATAAAAAACGCTAACAGTGATCATATGAACAGTGTAGTAGAACATTTTACGGATGCGTCCTTAGAAAAAATAGAGATAGACAAAAGAAATAATCAATGGATTGTCCACATTAAATTGCCACAGGTCTTACCTGTGGCAATTTTAAAAGACTTCTGTAGTTTGGTTGAAACAGGGTATACCGCTATAACTACACTACAATGGCAATTCTATTATGAGCATAATACAATTGCAGAACAAGATGCGAGAGAGTATTGGCAGGAATTAATTTGGCCACAATTAATTGCTAGAATGCCCTATGTGAAAGGTATTATATCTGACACACAGTTTGAAAATATGCAATTATATATTGATACTGAGAATGAACTCAGTAAACGCACCCTAGAATCAAGAAATGTATGTAATCTTATTGATTCATTACTTAATCAATACCTATCTATCAAAATCCCTAGTAGCATCAGGGTAAAATCATGCACTCAAAGCCTAGAGAACTTTTTAGCAGAAAAACAGCAACTAGAGCAGTCCTATGTCCAACAGGTAGTGCATGAACTTAAACAGGAACAGAGTAAACAAGAACTTAATAAAACGACAAACCTAGAGACATCATTAATTATGGGTAAGCAAATACTAGATTTAGAAGCACAACCGATTAATTCTATCAACGAAAGCACGGATCAGTTGGTTATAGCTGGTAAAGCCTTCTCCTTTGATACCAGAGCCCTTAAAAGTGGTAAAACCTTAGTTAGCTTTAATATTACCGATGAGACAGACTCTATTAAAGTTAAGGTCTTTGCTAAAGATAACAACCAAGTAGAGGCACTAAATAATATTAAGGAACAACCTGCTATCAAAGTCCGTGGGTTTATACAATACGATACCTATGAGAAGCAAATAATAATGATGGCCCGTGACATCTCATTGATAAAGCTACCAGAAAGAACTGATCGTAGTGAGTGCAAACGCATCGAGCTTCACTTACATACGCCAATGAGTTCCATGGATGGGGTTAGTAGTGTTAAATCGTTAATTAGTACAGCAGCAAAATGGGGTCACAAAGCAATTGCAATTACTGACCATGGTGTAGTACAGGCTTTTCCTGAGGCTTATGAGGTAGCTGCTAAGAATAATATTAAAGTAATTTATGGGGTAGAGGCATATTTAGTTAATGATGGTGTGCCAATTGTCTATAATTGTACTAAACAATCATTAGATATGGATACAACCTATGTTGTATTTGACACGGAAACTACAGGCCTATCTGCTATAGAGAATTCTTTAACAGAAATAGCAGCAGTTAAAATTAAAGGTAATACAGTTATTGATGAATTTCAAAGTCTAGTAAAACCTAGAGAGAGAATCCCAGAAAAGCTAGAAAAGCTAACAGGTATTACAAATGTTATGGTTGCTAATGCACCGCCAATAGATGCAATCCTAAAGCAGTTTGTTGACTTTATTGGCGATGCAACATTAGTAGCCCATAATGCTAGCTTTGACTTAAATTTTGTCAATACTAGCCTGCGATTAATTAATCATCAGCCACTAACAAACCCTGTAATTGATACCGTCGCATTGGCACGCTATCTAATGCCAGGGCAAAAAAGCTATCGATTAGATGCATTATGTAAGCTAGTAGATGTTAAACTAGAAAATCATCATCGGGCGCTTTTTGATGCCCATGCCACTGGTAAGCTATTTTGTGCTATGTTGGATAGACTTATTGAGCAAGGCATAATGGATTTAGAAGACTTAAATAAAAAAGTAGTAAATGTTGATATACAGAAGCTAAAGTCGTATCATTGCATTTTGCTTGCTAAAAATCAAACAGGTCTTAAAAACCTATATAAATTGATATCATTATCTCATATAAAATATTTTCACCGAACACCGCGAATTCCAAGGTCTGAATTAATTAAGCATCGAGAGGGCATTTGCGTTGGTTCTGCCTGTGAAGCAGGGGAGCTATATCAAGCGATATTATTGAATAAACCAGAACAAGAAATCGAAGATATTGCTAATTTCTACGATTATTTAGAAATTCAGCCATTAGGCAATAATGACTTTTTGGTTAAGAAAGGTCTTGTACAGGGTCAGCATGAATTACAGGAGCATAATAGGCGAATTTATCAATTAGGAAAAAAATTAAACAAACTAGTCATCGCTACAGGTGATGTTCATTTTCTACAGCCTAATGATGCTAAGTACAGAGAAATTTTAATGGCAAGTAAAGGTTTTTCTGACGCAGCTGACCAACCGCCTTTATACTTAAAAACAACTCAGGAAATGCTCGATGAATTTACTTACCTAGGCTCTGACGCTGCTAGGGAAGTAGTAATTGATAATCCAGAGCAAATAAACGAACAGATTGAGTCATTAAAACCTTTCCCTGATGATTTATTTACTCCAGTCATTGAAGGGGCAGACGAGCAAATTAGACAGATGAGCTATCAAAAGGCTAAGGGGATTTACGGTGAAGTATTACCTAAGATTGTAGAGGAACGATTAGAGTGGGAGCTTGAAAGTATTATAGGAAATGGTTTTGCAGTCATCTATTTAATTTCTCAGAAAATTGTTACCAAATCCTTATCTGATGGCTACTTAGTTGGTTCAAGGGGTTCTGTCGGATCGTCTTTTGTAGCGACTATGACTGATATAACAGAGGTAAATCCATTACCACCGCATTATGTATGTCCAAGCTGTAAACATAGCATATTTATTACAGACGGATCAATCGGCTCAGGATTTGATTTGCCAGATAAGGATTGTCCTGAGTGTATGCACAATATGATTAAAGATGGCCATGACATTCCATTTGAAACTTTTATGGGATTCAAGGGAGATAAAGTACCAGATATCGACCTTAACTTTTCTGGTGACTATCAGCCAAAGGCCCATAAATACGTTGAAGAGCTTTTTGGAAAAGAATATGTATTTAGGGCGGGTACAATCTCAACTGTTGCTGATAAAACTGCATATGGTTTTGTCCAGAAATATGCAGAAGAGAATCAAATTGTTTTCAGGAATGCTGAAGTAGAGCGTTTAGTAAAGGGCTGTACGGGAATTAAACGTACAACTGGTCAGCACCCAGGTGGACAGATGGTAATACCTAACTATAAGGATGTATATGACTTCACACCAATTCAATTTCCTGCTGATGCTAAAGACTCTCAGCACTACACAACTCATTTTGATTATCATGCGATTAGTGGTAGACTCTTAAAGCTTGATATACTAGGTCACGATGATCCGACGGTAATTAGGATGTTACAGGATATTACTGGTATGGATCCGACAAAAATACCGACTGACGACGAATTAACGATGAGTCTATTTAGTAGTACAGACGCTATTGGTGTGTGCCCTAAGGAGCTTAATTCACCAGTTGCCACATTTGCGATACCAGAGTTTGGAACAAAGTTTGTTCGACAAATGCTAGAAGACACACGTCCTACGACATTTGCTGAATTAGTTCGTATAAGTGGTTTGTCCCACGGTACTGATGTATGGTTAAATAACGCACAGGAGCTAATACGTGACAAAAAAGCCGTCTTAGCAGAGGTTATCTCCACGCGAGATGACATAATGGTATACTTAATTCATAAAGGTTTAGAGCCTAGTGTAGCCTTTAAAATCATGGAAAAAGTAAGGAAAGGAAAAGGCTTAGCGGAGGAAGATGAACAAGAGATGCGTAAACATAGTGTGCCTGACTGGTATATTTGGTCATGTAAGCAGATAAAATACATGTTTCCAAAGGCCCATGCAGTGGCGTACGTGTTGATGGCGGTCAGGATTGCATACTTTAAAGTCCATCATCCGCTAGCATTTTACGCTACTTATTTTACAGTTAGAGCAGACGATTTTGACATAGATATTATGATCCAAGGTAAGGACGCTATTAAAGCTAAAATTAAAGAGATTCAAGACAAAGGCAATGAAGCATCAACGAAGGAAAAGAACCTTTGCACGGTACTTGAGGTTGCTTATGAAATGACGTTACGTGGCTATGTATTTCACCATATTCAATTGTATCGCTCAGATGCAACAAGATTTATTATTCATGAGAACGGCTTAATACCACCCTTTTCATCGTTAGCAGGGGTAGGAAAAGCGGCGGCGCAAGGAATCGCTGCTGCTAGTGAATCAGGTACTATCTTATCGATTGAAGATTTACAGGAAAAAAGTAAAATATCAAAGACTGTTCTTGAGCTATTAAAAGAAAGAGGATGCTTGAAGGATTTACCTAATACCAATCAGCTACAGTTATTTTAG
- a CDS encoding L7Ae/L30e/S12e/Gadd45 family ribosomal protein, which translates to MNAMLNFLGLANRARKVISGEETVIKRIQRNGVELLIIAEDTSEQTKKMFIDKCSYYNVKYKVLFSKACLGNAIGKSPRSACAITDKGFAKKLLSMIEENYGGGAHE; encoded by the coding sequence ATGAATGCAATGCTTAACTTTCTAGGATTAGCAAACAGAGCTAGAAAAGTAATTAGTGGAGAAGAAACAGTTATCAAGAGAATTCAAAGGAACGGCGTTGAATTACTAATTATAGCAGAAGACACATCAGAACAAACAAAGAAAATGTTTATCGATAAATGTAGTTATTACAATGTGAAATATAAAGTGCTTTTTTCAAAGGCTTGTCTTGGTAACGCTATCGGAAAAAGCCCAAGAAGTGCTTGTGCAATTACTGACAAAGGTTTTGCAAAAAAACTACTGTCAATGATTGAGGAAAATTACGGAGGTGGTGCCCATGAGTAA
- the rimP gene encoding ribosome maturation factor RimP, whose amino-acid sequence MANVERIIKLIESIAKPIVEKEQLDLVDVEFTQEGANWFLRVIIDKEGGIDIDDCGRISEQVSKKLDELDPIEESYFLEVCSPGAEKPLKNADDIQAAINEYVYVKTNKPIEDSQEFVGTILNFENNILTLKLDKKQLEIPYNDIDKIRLEIKF is encoded by the coding sequence ATGGCAAATGTAGAGAGAATAATTAAGCTAATAGAAAGCATTGCAAAGCCAATCGTAGAGAAGGAACAGCTGGATTTAGTGGATGTTGAATTTACTCAAGAAGGTGCTAATTGGTTTTTACGGGTTATCATCGATAAAGAAGGTGGGATTGATATCGATGACTGCGGTCGGATTAGTGAACAAGTCAGTAAAAAGCTAGATGAGTTAGATCCTATAGAAGAAAGTTATTTTCTAGAAGTATGTTCACCAGGAGCAGAAAAGCCTTTGAAAAATGCTGATGACATTCAAGCTGCGATTAATGAATATGTGTATGTAAAGACAAATAAGCCGATAGAAGATTCTCAGGAATTCGTTGGAACAATCTTAAACTTTGAAAACAACATACTGACACTTAAGCTTGACAAAAAACAGTTAGAAATACCATACAATGATATAGATAAAATCAGACTGGAAATCAAGTTTTAA
- the rnpM gene encoding RNase P modulator RnpM produces the protein MKKRKIPMRKCVGCQEMMPKKSLLRVVITPDDETHIDTTGKKSGRGSYVCYDEECLNKAMKNKGLEKSLKAKINKEMYETIDYSIKRYNLLNKGNNEI, from the coding sequence ATGAAAAAGCGTAAAATTCCTATGCGAAAATGTGTTGGCTGTCAAGAGATGATGCCAAAAAAATCATTGCTAAGAGTTGTTATAACACCTGATGATGAAACACACATTGACACTACTGGCAAGAAAAGTGGAAGAGGCTCTTATGTTTGCTATGATGAGGAATGTCTGAATAAAGCAATGAAAAATAAAGGCTTAGAGAAGAGCTTAAAAGCAAAAATTAACAAAGAGATGTATGAGACAATAGACTACTCAATAAAACGCTATAATCTTTTAAACAAAGGAAATAACGAGATATGA
- the rbfA gene encoding 30S ribosome-binding factor RbfA, with protein sequence MANVRVHRVAEQIKKEVSQLIQNEIKDPRIGFITVTDVEVTGDLQQATIFISILGNDSQKQDSLDGLKKAQGFIRRELGRRIRLRHTPEIVFSFDSSIEYGNKIERILSDIKTDILNED encoded by the coding sequence ATGGCTAATGTGCGAGTTCACAGAGTAGCAGAACAAATAAAAAAAGAAGTTTCGCAACTGATTCAAAATGAAATAAAGGATCCTCGGATAGGGTTTATTACTGTTACTGATGTAGAAGTTACTGGTGATTTACAGCAGGCAACAATTTTCATATCAATATTAGGTAATGACTCTCAAAAACAGGACTCCCTTGATGGTCTAAAAAAAGCTCAAGGATTTATCCGTAGGGAGCTGGGTAGGCGAATTCGGTTAAGACATACACCAGAGATAGTATTCTCGTTTGATAGCTCTATTGAGTATGGTAATAAAATTGAGAGAATTCTATCGGACATCAAGACGGATATTTTGAATGAGGATTAA
- the nusA gene encoding transcription termination factor NusA produces the protein MKIHFLDALQDLEKEKGINKEVLIEAIEAALITGYKKNFNQASNVRVSIDRENGIVKVFARKTVVEEVTDSYTEMSLDAARDINTVYQEGDIIEVEVTPKDFGRIAAQTAKQVVTQRIREAERGIIYEEYADRADDIITGLIQRKDAKNVYIELGKTEAVLPVSEQMTTEMYNPNDRLKVYISKVEKTTKGPQIIVSRTHSGLLKRLFELEVPEIYDGTVEIKSVAREAGQRSKISVHSNNPEVDAVGACVGPKGMRVQTIVNELNGEKIDIVRWSQNPKEFVANALSPSKVVQVEINEDDKSAFVIVPDYQLSLAIGKEGQNARLAAKLTNWKIDIKSETQYKQAVLEGKMKPIDSDTDQFTEEGITNELAIEE, from the coding sequence GTGAAAATTCATTTTTTAGACGCGTTACAAGATTTAGAAAAGGAAAAAGGTATTAATAAGGAAGTGCTTATAGAAGCGATTGAGGCGGCACTTATAACTGGTTATAAGAAGAACTTTAATCAAGCGAGTAATGTGCGTGTAAGCATAGATCGTGAGAATGGCATAGTTAAAGTGTTTGCTAGAAAAACGGTAGTAGAAGAAGTAACAGATTCATACACGGAAATGTCGCTAGATGCAGCCAGGGATATTAACACAGTTTATCAAGAGGGAGATATTATTGAAGTTGAAGTAACTCCTAAAGATTTCGGGAGAATTGCGGCGCAAACTGCTAAACAGGTAGTGACCCAACGTATTAGAGAAGCCGAAAGAGGTATTATCTATGAAGAATACGCTGACCGTGCAGATGATATAATTACTGGATTAATTCAACGAAAAGACGCAAAGAACGTATACATTGAACTAGGAAAAACAGAAGCTGTGCTCCCAGTATCCGAACAAATGACAACGGAAATGTACAATCCTAATGACCGGCTAAAAGTATACATATCTAAAGTTGAAAAGACGACTAAAGGTCCACAAATTATAGTTTCAAGAACACACTCGGGATTATTAAAGCGATTATTTGAGTTAGAAGTTCCTGAAATCTATGATGGAACTGTAGAAATTAAATCAGTAGCAAGGGAAGCTGGTCAACGCTCGAAAATTTCTGTTCACTCTAATAACCCAGAGGTAGATGCTGTTGGTGCCTGCGTAGGGCCAAAGGGGATGCGTGTACAAACAATCGTAAATGAGCTTAATGGTGAAAAGATTGATATTGTTCGCTGGTCGCAAAACCCTAAAGAGTTTGTTGCTAATGCATTAAGTCCTTCTAAGGTTGTTCAAGTAGAAATTAATGAAGATGATAAATCAGCATTTGTAATTGTTCCAGATTATCAACTATCACTTGCTATTGGTAAAGAGGGTCAAAATGCTCGTTTAGCAGCAAAGCTAACAAACTGGAAAATAGATATTAAGAGTGAGACTCAATACAAGCAAGCAGTACTCGAAGGGAAAATGAAGCCAATTGATTCGGATACGGACCAATTTACTGAAGAGGGAATTACTAATGAGCTTGCTATAGAGGAGTGA
- the infB gene encoding translation initiation factor IF-2, giving the protein MSKIRIYEYAKEVNMSSKEIIEIMKRLNKTVGNHMSIIDKSDINDIENYMKQLKSKTASKQTDKKSASAGHKKPAHNDTANNTAQNRQSSTNNDTRTSNNQRRDYSQQKTSQNRSHNTTQNRSQNTAQSTTHNRSQNATHNRAQNTTQNRPQNTSQQTNKRHSEKPKTTEAVKDSRTYNKPNESLKEKPSKKTDRFSDTRDINGIRKNKSKRHNKGKQAQPKKVNTEPPKTPAKITYKGDMTVGDLAKALKKEPSEIIKKLMFLGVMATINQELDLETITLICEEYGVAVEEKIELPLEEFETITELDEEKDLKIRPPVVTIMGHVDHGKTTLLDTIRHTKVTEGEAGGITQHIGAYQVRVNDKKISFLDTPGHAAFTSMRARGAKITDITILVVAADDGVMPQTVEAINHAKAAGVPIIVAVNKIDKPDANPDRVKQELTEYELIPEEWGGSTIFVNISAKNNQGIEDLLEMVLLVAEVEELKANPNKRARGTVIESQLDKGRGSLATVLVQSGTLKIGDAIIIGNAYGRVRAMINDQGKRVRTADPSMPVEITGMSEVPNAGDQFIVVEDDKTARVIAEKRQMKERQETLGISNKITLDDLYKQIKEGTVKDLNVILKADVHGSVEALRGALEKIDIEGVQVKTVHTGVGAITESDVILASASNAIIIGFNVRPQPNAKKTAEHENVDIRLHSIIYKAIEEIEAALKGLLDPEYKEVVLGHAEVRQIIKVSKVGSIAGSYVLDGKIIRDKKARVIRDGIVIFEGEMSSLKRFKDDVKEVNTGYECGITIDKYNDFQEGDIIEVFDMQKVERA; this is encoded by the coding sequence ATGAGTAAAATTCGAATTTATGAATATGCAAAAGAAGTAAACATGAGTTCAAAAGAGATTATTGAAATCATGAAGCGTCTTAATAAAACAGTAGGTAATCATATGAGTATCATAGATAAGTCGGATATTAATGACATCGAAAACTATATGAAGCAACTAAAATCAAAGACTGCGTCAAAGCAAACTGACAAAAAATCAGCATCAGCTGGACATAAGAAGCCAGCACACAACGATACGGCTAATAATACAGCACAAAATAGACAATCTAGTACAAATAACGATACAAGAACGTCGAATAATCAAAGACGTGATTATAGTCAGCAAAAAACATCACAAAATAGATCGCATAATACAACACAGAATAGATCACAAAACACAGCGCAAAGCACAACACATAATAGATCACAGAATGCAACACATAATAGAGCACAAAACACAACACAGAACAGACCACAGAATACATCGCAGCAAACAAATAAAAGACATAGCGAAAAGCCGAAGACGACAGAAGCTGTGAAAGACTCAAGAACATATAATAAGCCAAATGAATCGTTAAAGGAAAAGCCGTCAAAAAAGACGGATCGTTTTAGCGACACTAGGGATATTAATGGAATTCGCAAAAACAAATCAAAAAGACATAATAAAGGCAAACAAGCACAACCTAAAAAAGTAAACACGGAACCACCAAAAACACCAGCAAAGATTACATACAAGGGTGATATGACTGTTGGTGATTTAGCAAAAGCACTTAAAAAAGAACCATCAGAAATTATTAAAAAACTCATGTTTTTAGGTGTTATGGCAACAATAAATCAAGAGTTAGACTTAGAGACAATTACCTTAATATGTGAGGAATATGGTGTTGCTGTTGAAGAAAAGATAGAACTGCCTTTAGAGGAGTTTGAGACAATTACTGAGTTAGATGAAGAAAAGGATTTAAAGATACGCCCACCAGTTGTAACAATAATGGGTCACGTAGACCATGGTAAGACAACATTATTAGATACAATTCGTCATACAAAGGTTACTGAAGGTGAAGCGGGTGGTATTACTCAACATATCGGTGCTTATCAGGTTAGAGTAAATGATAAGAAGATTTCCTTCTTAGATACACCAGGCCATGCAGCCTTTACAAGCATGAGGGCTAGAGGGGCAAAAATTACAGACATAACTATTCTTGTAGTTGCTGCTGATGATGGAGTTATGCCACAGACAGTGGAAGCAATTAATCACGCTAAAGCTGCGGGAGTTCCAATTATTGTAGCTGTTAATAAAATTGATAAGCCTGATGCAAATCCTGATCGTGTTAAACAGGAGTTAACAGAATACGAGCTTATTCCTGAGGAATGGGGCGGCTCTACAATTTTTGTTAATATTTCTGCCAAAAACAATCAGGGTATCGAAGACTTATTAGAAATGGTCTTACTTGTGGCTGAGGTAGAAGAATTAAAAGCAAATCCAAACAAGCGTGCTCGCGGTACGGTAATTGAATCACAACTGGATAAAGGCAGAGGGTCCTTAGCAACTGTTTTAGTTCAATCAGGAACACTTAAAATTGGTGATGCAATTATTATAGGAAATGCTTACGGTAGAGTCCGTGCTATGATTAATGATCAGGGCAAGCGTGTACGTACTGCAGATCCTTCTATGCCTGTGGAGATTACTGGTATGTCTGAGGTGCCTAATGCTGGTGACCAATTTATTGTTGTAGAAGATGATAAAACTGCTAGGGTCATAGCTGAAAAAAGGCAGATGAAAGAAAGACAAGAGACACTAGGAATATCCAATAAAATAACCTTGGATGATTTATATAAACAAATTAAAGAAGGTACTGTTAAGGACTTAAATGTTATACTAAAAGCGGATGTACATGGTTCAGTTGAAGCATTAAGGGGAGCATTAGAGAAGATTGACATCGAAGGCGTTCAGGTTAAAACAGTCCATACAGGTGTAGGGGCAATTACAGAATCAGATGTAATTTTAGCTTCAGCTTCAAATGCGATTATTATTGGCTTTAATGTTAGACCACAACCAAATGCTAAGAAAACAGCTGAACATGAGAATGTTGATATTCGTTTACACAGTATAATTTATAAAGCTATTGAAGAAATAGAAGCAGCGTTAAAAGGTCTACTAGATCCAGAGTATAAGGAAGTAGTCTTAGGTCACGCAGAAGTACGCCAAATAATTAAGGTATCAAAAGTAGGTAGCATTGCTGGCTCGTATGTCTTAGATGGTAAAATCATTAGAGATAAAAAAGCAAGGGTAATTAGAGATGGAATAGTTATCTTCGAGGGCGAAATGAGTTCATTAAAACGCTTTAAGGACGATGTTAAAGAAGTAAACACTGGTTATGAATGTGGAATTACAATCGATAAATACAATGACTTCCAAGAAGGAGACATAATTGAAGTGTTTGATATGCAAAAAGTAGAAAGAGCCTAA
- a CDS encoding DHH family phosphoesterase: MAIDPKRYDECVNFIKDNNNYLIVTHVNPDGDTIGGALAMAHMLEGLHKKFQIVNEDRIPNKYLFLPMADEIRMPAELEETIDVVITVDCADYKRIGTSLISRLSQLSIPIINIDHHPTNDEYGSINIIDEDAASTTYVIYNMCKMTGIDITYNMAINLYTGLMTDTGSFKYSNTSADVHRVASELIDIGIDVYEVAEKVFETNTLDNLLVLKNSLATLTVDETGKIASIEIVTDEISQSQVLESEGLVNYPRSIEGVEVAVSFKKIEQDKVKVGLRSKKYVDVSVIAQIFNGGGHKRASGCTIMDSIENVKKTVFNEIKKYV, from the coding sequence ATGGCGATTGATCCAAAACGATACGATGAATGTGTTAACTTCATAAAAGATAATAACAACTATTTAATTGTCACTCATGTAAACCCTGACGGCGACACAATCGGTGGGGCACTAGCAATGGCTCATATGTTGGAGGGATTACACAAGAAATTTCAGATTGTCAATGAAGATAGAATTCCCAATAAATATCTTTTTCTACCGATGGCTGACGAGATTAGAATGCCTGCTGAATTAGAAGAGACGATTGATGTTGTAATCACAGTAGATTGTGCAGATTACAAACGTATCGGAACCAGTTTGATAAGCAGGCTTTCTCAGTTGAGCATACCCATAATTAATATTGATCATCATCCTACAAACGATGAGTATGGGTCGATTAATATAATTGATGAAGATGCAGCTTCTACCACTTATGTTATATACAATATGTGCAAGATGACAGGCATCGATATAACCTATAATATGGCAATCAATCTATACACAGGATTGATGACAGATACAGGTTCTTTTAAATATTCGAACACATCAGCAGATGTACATCGTGTCGCTTCGGAGCTAATTGATATTGGCATTGACGTTTATGAAGTGGCTGAAAAAGTTTTTGAAACTAATACTTTAGATAATTTATTGGTACTTAAGAATTCCCTAGCAACATTAACAGTAGATGAAACAGGGAAGATTGCTAGTATAGAGATTGTAACGGATGAAATCTCTCAATCTCAAGTATTAGAGAGTGAAGGACTAGTAAACTATCCAAGAAGCATAGAGGGCGTAGAAGTAGCAGTTTCATTCAAAAAGATTGAACAAGATAAAGTAAAAGTCGGTCTGCGATCAAAAAAATATGTGGATGTTAGTGTTATTGCACAGATTTTTAATGGCGGAGGTCACAAACGAGCTTCGGGCTGTACAATTATGGATTCAATTGAAAATGTAAAAAAGACTGTGTTTAACGAGATAAAAAAATACGTATAA